Genomic window (Cyprinus carpio isolate SPL01 chromosome B7, ASM1834038v1, whole genome shotgun sequence):
GTTACACACCAGACGCGAGTGACAACAGCAAATAGGACCATCATTTTTTGCTACaaatggttaattttcgtaaaggCAACGACAGATTCCCGACTGCAAACTGATTACAGTCTGACTTAGCGCTCGCGCTACTTCTAACATAAAGAACAAATAGATTTTGCATCAGTCGCCTTGTCACTTCTGATGTAAGTTAGACACGTCCACATCAGACGCGACTAGGCAAGTGATGCAAAATCTATTTTTACACGTGTATTGTGTATGTAATACTATTATGTATGTTACATTAtgttagactgtgtgtgtgtgtgtttatatatatatatatatatatatatatataaatataaatatatatatatatatatatatatatatatatatatatattaatgttaccTACCGGTATATGAACTTCATCCAGTTCTGTAAGGTGACCTTGCTTTTCTCAAAAATTGAGCCCGCCCTGCATGTCTTTGTTACTTTTTGGCTGTGGGTTCGTCTTTGACATTCCCTAAACATCACCGTAAAAATCCATCATTTACATTAGAAAGTTAATATCAAAACTTACCAGTTAGCatgataaattgtatttttaattgtattttttttatattcttttattcgACATTTACCATTGGTATCCATCGCCTGTTTGTGTCCTCtggaatttcatttttttgttacaCAGTCTGCATTTAAATCTTGTCTTGAGTAGTCTGTGTTTTTTTAGCCATTTAATTAACCTTCTTGTACCTCTTCTGCTGGTCTGCTCACAAAGTGAAACAACTTTTGTTCCAAGTCCCATTATTTCGCTCGCTGCTCAAAAAACCTGTCACCAAGAAAAACTACAAGGAGATCtaaaataaagaataagaaaaacatgtaaaatgacTTCTGATTCGGTAGGCGCCTTTTTGTCCTTATTTGGAAAGGTTACGTACTACGTTCGCGGCAAACGTATGTGCGTAACGTTACTCACTGGACAAGCTTTATCTATTCATGTTAACATATTATTTCGAAGCTTTGCTATTAAAAGAGCAAGCAATCACTGGACAAccacaaaaatatctaaatctgaaataaaacctAAAAGGGTTTTGGATTTAAGTGCTCTAGAACAGTTAAGATCCAGATTACAGCATTTCATTCAAGAGCCATTTATCGCACCAAACATGGCGTGCATACAATTCGAAcaagacaaaatgaaaaataaaaattttattaagttGTTGGAAGATATTAGAATAACTGGAATAAAGCCAGCCATAAATGTTATTACACTTTGGAGTAATGACCTCGACGGGGAGGAGTCACATCAGATTATTGAATTAATCAGCAGAGATGGACGTTATACGCAAATAGGATTGGAGAATCGACGACACAGTTCTAGTTCAGATTCAGAAGAAAGCTACGTAATGGAGAGGAGAAATCCGCGCAAAAGGGCACGACCTCAACATCTGCTCGACGAAATTGACAAAGCAGGTAATtgtgtatgttatatatttttcaaatttgtataaTATTAGCATTAAGTTAGTTAACACATGCGGTGGAACAGCAACGTTACATCAGTGGAACCTGGTTTCACAAAGTCGTAATTCTAGTCCCAggctaaaatgcatgtttgagctgtcatAACTGCAAATAACTTGCACGGGCAAATCTTAGAATATGtcaaaatgcacaccagtaatgaatttttctaagacatttttataaaagctacctaaaaattctaatttaaccAAGGCCTAGTCCCTGCTTAAGCTAACCTATGATCAAAATtctattcaattaaattcaaatttatttgtatagccctTTTTACGAGacaatcattacaaagcaacttttcAGAAAACTACGTTTctataatatttagtagtagcttataagTTGTGAATATCAGTTTGTGCGCATATGACAggattttttcagaaaaaaattatacaagaCATAGTCAGCCAGACGATGAACATTATTagcagcaattattatatgatgcagtcATCTCTCAGTCAACtcagcatcatctcttctcaggtgttctggatccagactggagattgtgtaaatcctagttacatcccgtggcaaaacagagaaacaaatagagacatcattagcgtagctgctgttccaacaaagtaaaattaatttgtttaacccaagctaaagaataagaatgcgcatttgatcagatacaatTGCATTCACAATTTAAGAGATGCATTATTCAAATGCTTggcgaaagagatgtgtttttaatctagatttaaacagagagtgtgtctgaaccccgaacattatcaggaaggctattccagagtttgggagccaaatgtgagaaagctctacctcctttagtggactttgctatcctaggaactaccaaaagtccagcgttttgtgaccttagggtgCGTGATGGGTTGTAACGTGGtagaaggctagttaggtacgcaggagctaaaccatttagggccttataggtaagtaatgaTAATTTGTAACCAAtgcggaacttaataggtagccagtgcagagactgtaaaattagggtaatatgatcatattttcttgacctggtaaggactctagctgctgcattttgcttgctgctgcattttggactacctgtagggATCAAAACATCAAGGAAGTTTATAAGACACTTtgatttatatgatattttatgtttaatctaATATTAAAGACAATCAATTTTGGCTCATCTCTcatcattaataaaatgtttttgttttgtatcaaCAGAAGCATCAGCATCACCAGCACCACCAGCACCAACCCAGCAGGTGTCCTTAATAAAACTTAAggaagaaaatgcatttttgaaatCCAAAATCAAGGTCCTTGAGGACAAATGCCAAGATTTGGAGAATGAGAGGGATTTCTTGCGCAGCAGTCTGACAAATggtaaaaagttgttttttttataataagaaggtagttttttttttttatgaaatcatttaagttcagttttttataaagatttaaagATTTGAAGCTCTAAAACTGCCCTGAAGCCGCATGAAGTACGTTTTTGATCAATGGATGGACTTTTTTCACCCTAAAGAAGATATACATGTCATATACACCTTAGATGGCTTGATGGTGAGAAaattttaagggggggggggggtgttatttgtggatgaactatccctttgatgcCCACAAATGTGCATAAAATTGACATGCCAGTAACATTGAGTTACATGAATCATGGCTAACTTTAAATGGACCCTTTCATATCTCCacagttaccaaaaaaaaatttattaaatacatttttaagtgtatttgataaaagcatctgtaaaatgtatttgataaaagcatctgtaaaaaagaaaaatctttattttactgtgcttcatttgaaacattaagtaaattacagtatttaacattttattttaagttgcaatTACATTTGTAAACCGTTCACAAATACACAATTCTTCTCCAAATACATTGGTATGTCTTAATCATATTACTAGCTCACATATAGGGtggcaaataattaaaattaaattaaaatagttttgtctGTATTTCTTGCCAGCATTGTCAACAAAGGAAGAGATGCAGGCAGCTTACTCCAAACCCCCCCAAAATTTAAATGTGAAGCCTGACTCTTCTGATGAAGACTCTTCTGACCTGCCTGAAGAAAATAAGAAGGTGAAAAAGcgaagaaaggaaaagaaaaaaaaggaaagcaagGTCAACTCTTCAACCTCTTCAGATGAATCTTTTTCCACCTCTGATTCATCGGTTTCCTCTTCACCACAAAAAAAGAGGAAGCATAAGAAAAAATCAAGAAAGACAGTAAAACgcagaatgaaaaaaaacagaagaggTATGTTGCCATTgcaataatgtatattatgtatattatgttcCAATAACTATGccatgttcattattaaaatagtgTCCTTAATACTTTGAAATAGTCTTAGTCTAAAATGATGTCTAGTAAAATGTAGTTTACtaaaattgtatttcataaaaaaaaagaaaagaaaaatggcatAAATACTTTGCACTTTACAATTAAAGCCAGGGATTTCCGGCTGTCCCAGACGAAATATTgccatcgtgaaacaatcgtggtgaTTTCTGTGATTGTGGCTTCTAAACGGTGGTCTTATGTCATAGAGTGAGAAAGGTTTAAAGATGGCCGTTGTGacggtcttgcgaccaaagatctttttctggcagtgtcagaaattcagcatgatcatctcACAGTATGTTTGTTGCTACGCCCTACATCtactgaccagccaataaaaacacaacacgaAATGGTGTTTAATCAATGCGATACGACGCTAAAATCTAAAACTCCTTTAGAGACTCCTAAAACTGTTTTTCAGCACATAGAAACCACAACGTCCAAAGtgtggccctgtcccaaatgacctttttttttttttttaataaagcattttaataacTGATCAATAACTGTCCAttaccattaaagtgaaattactaaaCCTAACAACAAGAGCCtgataaaaaaatgcttatttactCAAAAACTTGTCAGTCACAATTAGAGGATTTTGCATATGAATTCTTAATATATGAAATTGTCTTACTGGAGTTACATACTAAGCATGCACCTTTGATCCATTCCAGTGTTTCTACCAGAAGATGCAGTCCAAAGATACAAAAAGGTCCTGCAGTACTTGGAACAGGGAATAACCAAAACGCTGGCTTACCAAAAGTGTGGGGTGGACCGCAAAACAATTGTGGATACTGCAGCGATAGCAGAGCTAGAAGCTTGTGACGCTGAAGCCTACAAGACATTGCGTGAAAAGTTTCATAGAGGCCAGAAACTGTCAGAGTTTGCCAAACAATGCAAAGAAATGTGCATAATGGAGCCACTTCGAAGCATCAtcgaggaaaaaaagaagaatggcATGCTTATCGACCTttgccagaaaaaaaagtaacttgaGTAACACGTTAGAGAAACAATGCCGAAGTTAAAGTTCAGGCATacacaatatacagtatgctgTCATCTTATCTGTTGTTATATTTAGTAAGTTCCTAGTAATTTTGGtattaatgttttctttaagACAGTGTTAACCTTTTGATTGTTTTGCTGTGAGAAAATAGACACAAATTCattgaaaacattataaacacttattgcaataaatgtaaatgttcttgcaatttttcatttttttttttttgagttgtgttttggttttttttttttttcttactggtttGCAATGATGTGGTAATTCTTCAttaattatgtgtgttttttttgttttcactttagaatactgttccagGTTCTAAGTAATTCCTTGAGAACTATTTGGTAATTcttcattaattaattatgaatggGTTCCttatgttttcactttagaatactgttccagGTTCTTATTTTCCTTGAGTACTTAATTACTTGAGAACTATTTGGTAATTCTTCATTAATTATGAATGGGTTCCttatgttttcactttagaatactgttccagGTTCTTAGTAATTACTTGAGAACTATTTGGTAATtcttcattaattattaatgggttccttatgttttcactttagaatactgttccaggttctaagtaattccttgagaactatttggtaattattttttaatgactcaTGGGTTCCTTGTATTCTCATTTTCCCCTCAGTCATTGCCGTTAAATACAGAAATCATTTGGtatcacataaacataaaataactgaGCCATGTTGGCAAGGCACTTAGATTGTGGATGGGGTTCCATCCTGAACTTCTGGTTGCAGACaatacttacataaaaaaaaaaaaaatcatcaacatcatcattaATGTAGTATTAATATTGTACCGCGAGAGCACATCAAGTTTACAAGCAACGGATCTCTCTGCTTACAAGCGGAATCTCAATCCATTCTCTCGCACAAAACTGGACTCACAGAAATTGCGTGTGTGCGCTCACATTTTGACCTGCATGTGCACTCATGAATCTCTGTGTACTCTTTCACTAGAATTGCTCTCTCTTGGATTTAATGCTGCAAGAACTGCAACATTATAGTGTggggacacacacagacagaaacattAATCGGCACATTTGCGAGtgaatgtaaatgaatatttacATATAGTACAAATAACAGTAGTACACTTATCTAACAATATTAGTACTAAAGAAGAAGAAAGGGCCTTGATCTGATACTGTGCATCACTGTTAATTAGTAGTTACTTAATAGTTATTCCTCGTGAAGCTGAATTAGTAGTTACttaatagtagttcttcaggaggCATGACTGAATTGAATAGTTACTTATTAACTAATTGTTACTTAGCACaattaaaaaatgctgttacATATTGATTAGTTAACACGCATTCCTTAGAAGTTAATATTAGTGACTTGAGTGAATAATTATTAGTATGCAGTAACTCTATATTAGTTAGTAGTAAAGAAACAGTATTCTATACCCTTTTCTTTAACTTCTCTTTTCTTTGGAAGATGTTTCAGTTGCTGCGTCCATTGCAGATTTGCAATTCCCTAAAATATCAGTTTAATCTGAGCTTAATTTAACTTCACAAAAATGAAGGTGACAATGCTTTGTAAGTGTGTATGTtatatgtctgttttgttttttatgtttctcttttacactatgtacagcactttggttccacttgtggtgttgaaagtgctttataaataaagttgagttgagttgagttgagttgagttgtgAAACAAatttctctcagaaattgctagtaaattgcacaaatatttacatatgGAACACATTCAATTCTCCCTGCTATTGCAACTATTGTCATGTTAAAACATTTGCACTGTATTGGAGGATTGCATCAGTCCACCCAAGATTAAACATTAAGAGTTAAAAGGaaataggcaaggcaagtttatttatatagcaaatttcatacacaatggtaattcaaagtgctttacataaaaaaagaaaataataataataataataataaaataatcacaacaataaaacggaatttaaatatttaaaaaatgatttaaaaattgatttaagaggtttaaaatgaatttaaaacagttagaaAATTCAAAGAAAATGATTCAGTGcttattcaataaatgcacagctaaacagagaGTAggtttgagtctgcatttaaatgttactattgttttagcacatctgatctcttctggaagctgattccaactgcgtgcggcataataactaaaagcagactccccttgttttgtgtgaacccttggtatttctaactgactcgatcctaatgatctgagtggtctgatttgtttatattcagtgaacatgtctgctatgtatttaggtcctaggccattgagtgatttataaatgagtaaaaatattttaaaatcaatcctaaatataactggaagccagtttaaggacctgaggacttgtgtgatatgctcagattttctagttctagtcagaattctggcagcagtgttctggatgagctgcagctgtctaatggtcttcttgagAAGTCAGAAACCTCTAATTAACCTCTAATAAAACCTccaattcttgcaatgttttttagatgatagtatgctgatttagttactgctttgacatgactactgaaactaaggtctgtctccagaatcacaccaagattcctgacttgatttttagttgttagacccctagagtcaccttgagaacttcatctttgtttccaaatgcaatgacttcagtttttttccttgtttaactgaagaacaTTTAGTTTCTTCAGTGCATTGGCaaagggagtcaatggggctgtagtcatttggagataaggctaggtaaatctgcgtatcatcagcatagctgtgataggcaatttggttctttctcattatttgacttagtgggagcatatacagacTAAACAAGAGCGGTGAAATAactgagccttgtgggactccgcatgtcatggacgttcacttagacttatgctctcctatactttcaccacttctaagagatctggtTCCAAACAGTTaagcacccttttgaaaaaaaaaaaaaaaaaaaaatgtgggaagtgtgtcaagatagcaggttgactatttaaggtgctgtactatttcttcccagattttgctatcaatttcttcaaaagcagacatagtatcttctttttgatattgccATTAATCTGTCTGACTTCTGCATAACTTGGtgatgtgctaattgccttcctgttattattgatcttctcagaaaaggaagcaagcaaactcattgcatttgctgttggagagcatttcactggcaTTCTGACagttgtcagtctctcaacagtagcaaaaagagtgtgagtgttgtttaagttattgtttataaggtttgagaagaaggtctgtctagctgtggcttgtttcacattaaaagcatgaaggctgtctttatagaagcgatagtgaatttcaagttttgtcttctgccacatccgctcagcttttttgcattgtcttttcatactctgtactgctgtttattttctccaagctgatttctgtctgccaGTCTTCTTGCTGACTTTCACATGAGCAATGtcatcaataacatttttaacttttgaattaacccttaatcactgtttggggtcattttgaccccactggacttttccttcattttttaaaagtgttaccttCATCTCAGGGGCAAGAAACTCTGCACTGTGGGCActgtgacttttcctaaataatctaactaaacatgcacaaaaaaactgggcttgatttggttgttctaaaggtgtgtaaaaaaaaaatttaccatttaaggtgtttggggtcaaaatgaccccacattgaaaatgaatgggaaaatgaaaaaaatttgtttgtcaaaaaaataaaagtaaatccattataaatctgaaaatttctacatataaaccaaggtctggtcctagagcataaataaatagtagaacgaactttctatctcatacacatacacacacacacacacacacacacacacacgtgactgcaacagagagcatttttatagaaattggcaaataaaatcagctaaactggcataaatctaaaaaaaaaaattacatttaaatcaaggtctggtcctagagcataaacacaaagtggaacgaactttctatctcatacacacacacacacacacacacacacacacacacacacacacacacacacacacacacaaatgtatgtgactgcaacagagagcatttttatagaaattggcaaataaaatcaactaaactggcataaatctgaaaaatgtcacatatgcaaaatggaacaagcatgttccataattgttgataaataattttcttaaataaatagtatgtgattacagtcatgtcatagtggtgacttgtaatgtttctgcaaatgtatgtattataatttgcaaaagcagatcattcaaaatatatcagacaacaacaaactctttatgtaattgtgcagtaaataggtaaaaaacttcaaaaattcCACAAAaccacagcataaatgtatagttgagaagtaaataaaaaaaatgatatatggttttccatataaaaaaatttatatttccttAAGCAATCgctctttaaatgtttggggtcaatctgaccccaaacCATCTTAAGTGTTATCCTTTTTTAACAGTGATTAAGGGTTAAAGGAATCAAGAAGAAGATCaacagaaatgcttggtgttagaggtatagcctccataaatagcacactagtgtttttgttaatgcatctccttctgacagagaccgATAGATTCAGTGgaagcagagatcaatatatttCAAAGAAAGTACAGAAGTGGTCAGATAGTGCTACATCCTttataacaatggatgaaatgtttcgACCTCTACTGAtaattaaatctagagtatgtccACATTTGCGTGTACgaccatgcacatgctgaatccggtcaaaagtgtttaaaacagttataatttcttttgtaattttgttttcttcattatctgtgtgaatattaaaatcccctgcaatagcaaaacagtcaaactctgaggaaatcattgatagaatttctgtgaaatcttcaataaaggctggagagtattttgaaggccagtaaataatgataaacagaatgcgttgaGCACTTTTcaacacaatccctagatattcaaaaaaaagtactgaccaaacgacacttgcttgcattgatagacatctttaaatagagcagctacacctccaacTCTcttaacagtcctgcagacacccaagaaagtaaagttaggaggggctgcttcattgaggactgttgcactgcagctgtcttctagccatgtttcgtttagaaacataaaatccaggttgtttgtggttattaagtcattga
Coding sequences:
- the LOC122137903 gene encoding coiled-coil domain-containing protein 106-like; translation: MQAAYSKPPQNLNVKPDSSDEDSSDLPEENKKVKKRRKEKKKKESKVNSSTSSDESFSTSDSSVSSSPQKKRKHKKKSRKTVKRRMKKNRRVFLPEDAVQRYKKVLQYLEQGITKTLAYQKCGVDRKTIVDTAAIAELEACDAEAYKTLREKFHRGQKLSEFAKQCKEMCIMEPLRSIIEEKKKNGMLIDLCQKKK